In one window of Vibrio sp. JC009 DNA:
- a CDS encoding single-stranded DNA-binding protein, producing MASRGVNKVILVGNLGGDPEVRYMPSGGAVANITVATSETWRDKATGEQREKTEWHRVALFGKLAEVAGEYLRKGSQVYIEGQLQTRKWQDQSGQDRYTTEVVVQGFNGTMQMLGGRGQGQGAPMGGGQQQGGWGQPQQPVQQQPMQQQQPAHQPAPQQAPQQAQPQYNEPPMDFDDDIPF from the coding sequence ATGGCAAGCCGTGGAGTAAACAAAGTAATTTTAGTAGGCAACCTTGGGGGAGACCCTGAAGTTCGCTATATGCCAAGCGGCGGTGCTGTGGCAAATATTACAGTAGCAACTTCTGAAACCTGGCGTGATAAAGCAACAGGTGAACAGCGTGAGAAAACAGAGTGGCACAGAGTGGCTCTGTTCGGAAAACTGGCTGAAGTAGCGGGTGAATATCTGCGTAAAGGCTCACAGGTATATATTGAAGGTCAGCTACAGACTCGTAAGTGGCAGGATCAGAGCGGCCAGGACAGATATACAACAGAAGTTGTAGTTCAGGGCTTTAACGGCACAATGCAGATGCTTGGCGGTCGTGGCCAGGGTCAGGGCGCACCTATGGGTGGCGGTCAGCAGCAGGGCGGTTGGGGACAGCCTCAGCAGCCGGTTCAGCAGCAGCCAATGCAACAGCAACAGCCTGCGCATCAACCTGCTCCGCAGCAAGCACCACAACAGGCGCAGCCGCAATACAATGAGCCACCAATGGACTTTGATGACGACATTCCGTTCTAG
- a CDS encoding PglL family O-oligosaccharyltransferase translates to MAIVHLSGTKLAPQGVKAPLNRRFMYAMGFTFVIAMHFFMPNPGGAGLAISFNNTTWIAISIAIGIGLYQTGRNMSFRYTKLTLALLISCAIMTLPVLYTNASPDNSTGRLLGLWAGWLLFFTFQQFSLSNQHKQRLLWFIVVAVVIEALFGYVQYFLLEKGNLLGFNPELSRPYGIFQQPNVMASFLATGLVLSGYLLARQQQKYGQKLSRTSLLYLMPLITSPLLILLASRTGWLGAGLGVLCMIRYLYRFSTTKRLTGWIASVAAGVGLGVIIGFTSGGGEQITNKVSFDSPRQFTFPQTVDMFIEKPFTGYGYGRFEPEYILYTARQHQLNSSYPAGYPSMDHPHNELLYWAVEGGIVPLLGISLAVIFVLAKLLSVRKGTRLAIFGLFLPILIHSQLEYPFYHSAIHWISFVIFLFWLDQRGARYKTYNFTRFTRFNFRITSLLLPIIASSFLITNLHTNYVLTQFEKPGSRDPDILEQVTNAGIWKHRFDWDIYSTYLNIGLYRNEPSLIKPYIQWSLDVIQQVPRPALYSNLILAYQGIGEHSKAEQIRAEAKFLFPEIDFSNVAIKVLVADDKMQGLSDPDDR, encoded by the coding sequence ATGGCAATTGTTCACCTCAGTGGAACGAAACTGGCCCCTCAGGGAGTCAAAGCTCCGTTAAACCGACGCTTTATGTACGCGATGGGATTTACTTTTGTTATTGCTATGCACTTTTTTATGCCTAATCCGGGTGGTGCCGGATTAGCGATCTCCTTCAACAACACCACCTGGATTGCAATCAGCATCGCCATCGGCATCGGCCTGTATCAGACAGGCCGCAATATGTCGTTCCGCTATACCAAGCTGACGCTGGCTCTTCTGATCAGTTGTGCAATTATGACGCTTCCGGTTCTGTATACCAACGCTTCACCTGACAATAGCACCGGCCGGCTTCTCGGTTTATGGGCTGGCTGGCTTCTGTTTTTTACCTTCCAGCAATTTTCACTCAGCAACCAGCATAAGCAGAGGCTGCTCTGGTTTATTGTGGTCGCCGTAGTGATTGAAGCCCTGTTCGGTTATGTACAATATTTCTTGCTGGAAAAAGGAAACCTGCTAGGTTTCAACCCAGAACTGTCCCGCCCCTACGGGATATTCCAGCAGCCCAATGTCATGGCCAGTTTCCTGGCCACAGGACTGGTGCTATCCGGATACCTTCTTGCCCGGCAGCAGCAGAAGTACGGACAGAAATTATCAAGAACATCCCTGCTTTATCTGATGCCGCTGATCACCTCTCCACTACTGATTCTGCTGGCATCAAGAACAGGCTGGCTTGGCGCCGGCCTTGGCGTTCTGTGTATGATTCGCTACCTGTACCGCTTTTCAACCACAAAACGACTTACCGGCTGGATTGCTTCCGTTGCCGCGGGAGTCGGACTGGGCGTTATAATTGGCTTTACCTCCGGAGGTGGCGAGCAGATCACTAACAAGGTCTCTTTTGACAGCCCCCGGCAGTTCACCTTCCCGCAGACTGTGGATATGTTTATCGAGAAGCCCTTTACCGGTTACGGCTACGGGCGCTTTGAACCTGAATACATTCTGTATACTGCCAGACAACATCAGTTAAATTCCAGTTACCCTGCCGGGTACCCTTCAATGGACCATCCGCATAACGAGTTGCTTTACTGGGCGGTTGAAGGTGGTATTGTCCCTCTGCTTGGTATTTCTCTGGCGGTCATTTTTGTCCTGGCTAAACTGCTCTCGGTCAGAAAAGGAACCCGGCTAGCTATATTTGGCCTGTTCCTGCCAATACTCATTCACAGTCAGCTGGAATATCCGTTTTATCATTCAGCTATTCACTGGATTTCATTTGTCATCTTTCTGTTCTGGCTGGATCAACGGGGAGCCAGATACAAGACCTACAACTTTACCCGCTTCACCCGCTTTAATTTCCGGATAACCAGCCTGCTTCTTCCGATAATTGCAAGCAGCTTCCTGATCACCAATCTGCATACTAATTATGTTCTGACCCAGTTTGAAAAGCCGGGCTCAAGGGACCCGGATATTCTGGAGCAGGTAACCAATGCAGGGATCTGGAAGCACAGATTTGACTGGGATATCTACAGCACTTATCTGAATATAGGGCTTTACAGAAATGAACCCTCTTTGATCAAGCCGTATATTCAGTGGTCACTTGATGTTATTCAGCAGGTACCCCGCCCTGCACTTTACAGCAATCTGATCCTGGCTTATCAGGGAATCGGTGAGCATAGTAAAGCAGAACAGATCAGAGCCGAGGCAAAATTCCTGTTCCCTGAAATCGATTTTTCCAATGTGGCAATAAAAGTGCTGGTTGCTGATGATAAGATGCAGGGATTATCGGATCCAGATGACCGATAG
- the galU gene encoding UTP--glucose-1-phosphate uridylyltransferase GalU has protein sequence MIRKCLFPAAGYGTRFLPATKSMPKEMMPVVNKPLIEYGVEEAIEAGLDGIGIVTGRGKNSLFDHFDINYELEHQISGTNKENLLVDVRRIMNSAHFTYIRQREMKGLGHAILMGRELVGDEPFAVVLADDLCVNQEGDGVLAQMVALYKQFRCSIVAVQEVPEDETEKYGVISGEMIKDDIYRVDDMVEKPEKGTAPSNLAIIGRYILTPDIFELIENTEPGKGGEIQITDALLKQAKSGCVLAYKFKGQRFDCGSVEGYIEATNFCYENIYKQDKKKQELDKHSTVKEK, from the coding sequence ATGATCAGAAAGTGTCTTTTCCCTGCAGCTGGCTACGGAACCCGTTTCCTTCCTGCGACTAAATCCATGCCTAAAGAGATGATGCCTGTGGTGAACAAGCCACTTATCGAGTATGGCGTTGAAGAGGCTATCGAAGCCGGCCTTGACGGTATCGGCATTGTGACCGGACGAGGAAAGAACTCTCTGTTTGACCACTTTGATATCAACTATGAGCTGGAACACCAGATTAGCGGCACTAACAAAGAAAACCTGCTGGTTGATGTTCGCCGTATTATGAACTCTGCGCACTTCACCTATATCCGCCAGAGAGAAATGAAGGGCTTAGGTCACGCCATTCTGATGGGACGTGAGCTTGTTGGTGACGAACCTTTTGCTGTAGTACTGGCTGATGACCTTTGTGTGAACCAGGAAGGTGACGGCGTACTTGCGCAGATGGTTGCTCTGTACAAACAGTTCCGCTGCTCCATTGTTGCCGTTCAGGAAGTACCTGAAGATGAGACTGAAAAGTACGGTGTTATCTCGGGTGAAATGATTAAAGATGATATCTACCGCGTAGACGACATGGTGGAAAAGCCAGAGAAAGGCACAGCACCAAGTAACCTTGCTATTATCGGCCGCTATATCCTGACTCCGGATATCTTTGAGCTTATCGAAAACACAGAGCCTGGCAAGGGTGGCGAGATTCAGATCACTGACGCCCTGCTAAAACAGGCTAAGTCAGGCTGTGTACTGGCTTACAAATTTAAAGGTCAGCGCTTTGACTGTGGTAGCGTTGAAGGCTATATCGAAGCGACAAACTTCTGCTACGAAAATATCTACAAACAGGATAAGAAAAAGCAGGAGCTGGATAAGCACTCTACAGTGAAAGAAAAGTAA
- the uvrA gene encoding excinuclease ABC subunit UvrA: protein MEQIEVRGARTHNLKNINLTIPRDKLTVITGLSGSGKSSLAFDTLYAEGQRRYVESLSAYARQFLSLMEKPDVDHIEGLSPAISIEQKSTSHNPRSTVGTITEVYDYLRLLYARVGEPRCPNHNVPLAAQTISQMVDKVLELPVGSKMMLLAPIIKERKGEHVKTLENLAAQGFIRARIDGEICDLTDPPTLELHKKHTIEVVVDRFKVREDLQQRLAESFETAIELSGGIAAVCWMDEKENEDIIFSANFACPHCGYSMQELEPRLFSFNNPAGACPTCDGLGVQQYFDPERIIVDENLSIAEGAIKGWDQKNYYYFQMLTSLAEHYGFDLYAPYKSLANKAKEIILKGSGRTEVEFKYINDRGDIRVKRHPFEGILNTLERRYRDTESNAVREDLVKYISTRTCATCDGTRLRTEARNVFIGETALPQIVEMSISEAMSFFQSLELTGQKAQIAEKVMKEINDRLHFLVNVGLNYLNLSRSAETLSGGEAQRIRLASQIGAGLVGVMYVLDEPSIGLHQRDNERLLKTLTHLRDLGNTVLVVEHDEDAIRTADHVIDIGPGAGVHGGEVVAQGTMDEIIENTNSLTGQYLSGEKAIIVPQQRTPRDPAKTVELIGATGNNLKSVDLSLPVGLFSCITGVSGSGKSTLINDTFFKIAHTQLNGATTAEAAPYKKIKGLEHFDKVIDIDQSPIGRTPRSNPATYTGIFTPIRELFAGTQESRSRGYKPGRFSFNVRGGRCEACQGDGVIKVEMHFLPDVYVPCDSCKGKRYNRETLEVKYKGKSIDEVLEMTVEDAREFFDPVPVIARKLQTLMDVGLSYIRLGQAATTLSGGEAQRVKLARELSKRDTGKTLYILDEPTTGLHFHDIQQLLTVLHRLRDHGNTVVVIEHNLDVIKTADWIVDLGPEGGEGGGEIIAEGTPEEVALVDGSHTARFLKPMLTEKKKVK from the coding sequence ATGGAACAAATCGAAGTCAGAGGCGCTCGCACGCATAACCTCAAAAATATCAATCTGACCATTCCCCGCGATAAACTTACTGTTATTACCGGCCTGTCCGGCTCAGGTAAGTCTTCACTGGCATTCGACACACTCTACGCTGAAGGTCAGCGTCGTTATGTAGAGTCTCTGTCAGCCTACGCCAGACAGTTTTTATCCCTGATGGAAAAGCCTGATGTTGACCATATTGAAGGTCTGTCTCCGGCGATTTCCATTGAACAAAAATCCACATCGCACAACCCGAGATCGACCGTAGGTACCATTACCGAGGTTTACGATTATCTTCGTCTGCTCTACGCCCGCGTAGGTGAACCAAGATGTCCGAACCACAATGTCCCTCTTGCTGCCCAGACCATCAGCCAGATGGTCGACAAAGTGCTGGAACTGCCTGTGGGTTCAAAAATGATGCTCTTAGCTCCTATCATCAAGGAGCGTAAAGGTGAGCACGTAAAAACTCTGGAAAACCTGGCCGCTCAGGGCTTTATCCGCGCCCGGATAGACGGAGAGATCTGCGACCTGACCGATCCACCGACTCTGGAGCTGCATAAAAAGCACACCATTGAAGTAGTGGTAGACCGCTTTAAGGTACGTGAAGATCTACAGCAAAGACTGGCCGAGTCCTTTGAAACTGCCATTGAGCTTTCAGGTGGTATCGCTGCGGTATGCTGGATGGACGAAAAAGAAAACGAAGATATTATTTTCTCGGCAAACTTTGCCTGTCCGCACTGTGGCTACAGTATGCAGGAGCTGGAACCAAGACTCTTCTCCTTCAACAACCCGGCAGGTGCCTGCCCGACCTGTGACGGCTTAGGGGTGCAGCAGTATTTTGACCCTGAGCGAATCATAGTGGATGAAAACCTGAGTATCGCCGAAGGTGCCATCAAAGGCTGGGATCAGAAGAACTACTACTATTTCCAGATGCTCACCTCTCTGGCAGAGCACTATGGTTTTGATCTTTATGCTCCCTACAAGTCCCTGGCCAACAAGGCGAAAGAGATCATCTTAAAAGGATCCGGCAGAACAGAGGTTGAGTTTAAGTATATTAATGACCGGGGCGACATCAGGGTAAAGCGCCATCCTTTTGAAGGGATACTGAATACACTTGAGCGCCGCTACAGAGATACAGAATCCAACGCAGTGCGTGAAGATCTGGTGAAATATATTTCAACCAGAACCTGTGCGACCTGCGATGGCACCCGTCTGCGTACAGAAGCGAGAAACGTATTTATCGGTGAAACCGCGCTGCCGCAGATCGTTGAGATGAGCATCAGCGAAGCCATGTCTTTCTTCCAGAGCCTGGAACTGACTGGCCAGAAAGCGCAGATCGCTGAAAAAGTCATGAAAGAGATCAACGACCGGCTGCATTTCCTGGTCAATGTTGGGCTTAACTACCTTAACCTGTCGCGCAGTGCTGAAACCCTTTCCGGTGGTGAAGCGCAGCGTATCAGACTGGCAAGCCAGATTGGTGCAGGGCTGGTTGGCGTAATGTATGTTCTGGATGAGCCCTCTATCGGCCTCCACCAGCGGGATAATGAAAGACTGCTGAAAACCCTGACTCACCTGCGCGATCTGGGCAACACAGTTCTGGTGGTTGAACACGATGAAGATGCTATCCGCACCGCAGACCATGTGATCGATATCGGCCCGGGAGCCGGTGTACACGGTGGTGAAGTGGTCGCTCAGGGCACCATGGATGAGATTATTGAAAACACCAATTCACTGACAGGACAGTATCTGAGTGGTGAAAAGGCCATTATTGTACCGCAGCAGAGAACGCCAAGGGATCCGGCAAAAACCGTTGAACTCATCGGCGCAACCGGTAATAACCTGAAAAGCGTGGACCTTTCACTTCCGGTGGGGCTGTTCAGCTGTATTACCGGTGTATCCGGCTCAGGTAAATCCACACTGATCAACGATACTTTCTTTAAGATCGCCCATACCCAGCTGAATGGCGCAACCACGGCAGAAGCGGCACCGTATAAGAAGATCAAAGGGCTTGAGCACTTTGACAAGGTGATCGATATTGACCAGAGCCCGATAGGCAGAACCCCGCGTTCTAACCCGGCAACCTATACCGGGATCTTTACACCGATTCGTGAACTCTTTGCCGGTACCCAGGAGTCCAGATCCCGTGGCTACAAACCGGGAAGATTCAGCTTTAATGTCAGAGGCGGACGCTGCGAAGCCTGTCAGGGCGACGGTGTGATTAAAGTGGAAATGCACTTCCTGCCCGATGTGTATGTTCCCTGCGATTCTTGTAAAGGCAAGCGCTATAACCGCGAAACACTGGAAGTGAAATATAAAGGCAAGTCCATCGATGAAGTGCTGGAGATGACGGTTGAAGATGCCAGAGAGTTCTTCGATCCGGTTCCGGTTATCGCCAGAAAGCTGCAGACTCTGATGGATGTTGGTCTTTCCTATATTCGTCTGGGACAGGCTGCAACCACCTTGTCCGGTGGTGAAGCGCAAAGGGTAAAACTGGCCAGAGAGCTTTCCAAAAGAGATACAGGTAAAACCCTGTATATCCTTGATGAGCCGACCACAGGTCTGCACTTCCACGATATACAGCAACTGCTGACGGTACTTCACAGGCTAAGAGATCACGGAAACACGGTTGTGGTTATTGAACACAATCTGGATGTAATCAAAACGGCAGACTGGATCGTCGATCTGGGACCTGAAGGCGGTGAAGGCGGTGGTGAAATCATTGCAGAAGGCACACCGGAAGAGGTGGCTCTTGTGGATGGCTCGCACACTGCCCGCTTCCTAAAGCCTATGTTGACAGAGAAAAAAAAGGTAAAGTAG
- the lysC gene encoding lysine-sensitive aspartokinase 3 has protein sequence MSAFNVAKFGGTSVANFEAMSRCAAVVESNPATKLVVSSACSGVTNLLVELANGVQEENRRQEIVNHLENIHYSVIDQLKEPEETREAIASLLKSVASAGEAASFQASEKLTDHIVAYGERMSTHILTQIMKERGMKAARFNIRDVMRTNSAFGKAEPQLETISQLAKEQLVPLCQANDVVITQGFIGSDEDGATTTFGRGGSDYSAALIAEAVEASGLEIWTDVPGIYTTDPRIAPKASPIPEISFSEASEMANFGAKILHPSTLVPALRHNIPVFVGSSKEPEKGGTWVRQEADSSPLFRAVALRGNQTMITLRSANMFQAYGFLAEVFQILAKHKISVDLITTSEISVSLTLDQTNTAGGAPQLPEEAQKELEALCTVDVEHGLSLIALIGNNMSQARGYAKQVFGTLEDFNLKMICYGASAHNLCFLIEESEARRAVQMLHEELFED, from the coding sequence GTGAGCGCATTCAATGTAGCTAAGTTCGGTGGCACAAGTGTCGCCAATTTTGAAGCCATGAGCCGCTGTGCAGCTGTTGTCGAAAGTAACCCGGCAACCAAGCTTGTCGTAAGCAGTGCCTGTTCCGGAGTCACCAACCTGCTGGTTGAACTGGCAAACGGTGTGCAGGAAGAAAACCGCCGCCAGGAGATCGTTAATCACCTGGAAAACATCCACTACAGCGTGATTGATCAGCTAAAAGAGCCGGAAGAGACCAGAGAAGCGATAGCATCCCTGCTGAAATCCGTTGCATCTGCTGGTGAAGCGGCCTCTTTCCAGGCAAGTGAAAAGCTGACTGACCATATCGTTGCCTATGGCGAACGTATGTCGACTCACATTCTGACTCAGATTATGAAAGAGCGCGGAATGAAAGCCGCCCGCTTTAATATCCGCGATGTTATGCGCACAAACAGCGCCTTTGGTAAGGCTGAGCCACAGCTTGAAACCATCTCTCAGCTTGCAAAAGAGCAGCTTGTTCCTTTGTGCCAGGCAAACGATGTGGTTATCACTCAAGGCTTTATTGGTTCCGACGAAGACGGAGCGACCACAACATTTGGCCGTGGCGGCAGTGACTACAGCGCCGCTCTGATTGCAGAAGCGGTGGAAGCAAGTGGTCTTGAAATCTGGACAGATGTTCCGGGTATCTATACCACTGACCCGCGTATCGCACCAAAAGCCTCTCCAATTCCGGAGATCAGCTTTAGCGAAGCCTCTGAAATGGCAAACTTCGGTGCAAAGATCCTGCACCCTTCTACACTGGTGCCAGCACTACGCCACAACATTCCGGTGTTTGTCGGCTCTTCAAAAGAGCCGGAAAAAGGCGGCACCTGGGTTCGTCAGGAAGCAGACAGCTCACCACTATTCCGCGCAGTGGCGCTTCGCGGCAACCAGACGATGATCACGCTTCGCAGCGCAAATATGTTCCAGGCCTACGGCTTCCTGGCTGAAGTATTCCAGATTCTGGCTAAGCACAAAATCTCTGTGGATCTGATAACCACTTCAGAAATCAGTGTCTCTCTGACTCTGGATCAGACTAATACTGCCGGCGGCGCACCTCAGCTACCGGAAGAAGCACAAAAAGAGCTGGAAGCACTGTGTACCGTGGATGTTGAGCACGGACTGTCTCTTATTGCACTTATCGGTAATAACATGAGTCAAGCACGTGGCTACGCAAAACAGGTGTTTGGTACGCTGGAAGACTTTAACCTGAAAATGATCTGCTATGGCGCAAGTGCACATAACCTTTGCTTCCTGATTGAAGAGTCAGAGGCAAGAAGAGCGGTGCAGATGCTGCATGAAGAGCTGTTTGAAGATTAA
- a CDS encoding LuxR C-terminal-related transcriptional regulator, whose amino-acid sequence MLNESHLFYIEPDNGEAHFPALKQLEQLQYAPARIPFSELPPLLSSEVVNYIIIEFNMALHSIPFLENTLPNPNICHTIVYNAPDRIVTSELIKLGHIKGYFCTHDSEPDLLSGVQSILEGDYSLSDKISCQLLSYYQSVVLRHTEPHFINLTKREIEVLQSLKAGMSNNRLADELYVSEHTVKSHLYKIFKKLGVRSRNQAIVWAHKFLP is encoded by the coding sequence ATGCTCAATGAATCGCATCTGTTTTATATTGAACCGGACAATGGAGAAGCTCATTTTCCTGCCTTAAAACAGTTAGAACAATTACAGTATGCACCAGCAAGAATACCTTTTAGCGAACTGCCACCACTCTTATCTTCCGAAGTCGTCAATTATATTATTATCGAATTCAACATGGCGCTTCACAGCATCCCGTTTTTGGAAAACACCCTGCCCAACCCGAACATCTGCCATACCATCGTTTACAACGCACCGGACAGAATAGTCACATCCGAACTGATCAAGCTGGGGCATATAAAAGGCTACTTTTGTACCCATGATAGTGAACCTGACCTTCTGTCCGGTGTTCAGTCCATTCTGGAGGGAGACTATTCGCTGTCTGATAAGATTTCATGCCAGCTTCTGAGCTACTATCAATCCGTAGTGCTAAGGCACACAGAACCGCACTTTATCAACCTGACCAAAAGAGAAATCGAAGTGCTTCAGTCACTGAAAGCCGGCATGTCTAACAACCGGCTTGCCGATGAACTCTATGTCAGCGAACACACAGTGAAGTCTCATCTTTATAAAATATTTAAAAAATTAGGAGTAAGAAGCCGGAATCAGGCAATCGTCTGGGCACACAAATTTCTGCCCTGA
- a CDS encoding serine protease, with product MKKVREQKSVSKSCRMLFLLLAQLFLILPPQANAEEATAYIIGGDDSSREYPWMVALYSGDAFICGGVLISSGWVATAAHCVFDSFDTSNSNAVTAVDTDTITLLIGGTTHYSSLADATSAGLSSYSINSITIHPSYTDSTDPNGTGYSYDYDIALLELDSTYYQPGPSLATSDRFNTLEEGDDITALGYGYTTVSGVAPDTLQEADLPYIDDDSCEAYWPGSVSDRMFCAGEVSNAESSTIATCDGDSGGPLYITAEGEMTLVGLVSWGSSSCLNAPGGYTKISVLRSWITGTIDGFQVVEEGTASYDTDAGTFESGLISVYNYNDTDSVSVGSLGFDDESSASEVITWSDSCSDSTVYSTDGSCSISFDLNSAISSGDTFTASLSAESNSYSLRFSTEAIAESTSDTSSSDSDSGGPVGPASLLILALAAFRRRTS from the coding sequence ATGAAAAAAGTAAGAGAACAAAAGTCAGTCAGTAAAAGCTGCCGGATGCTATTTCTTTTGCTGGCACAGCTGTTTTTAATTCTGCCCCCTCAGGCAAACGCTGAAGAGGCCACCGCCTATATTATCGGCGGCGATGACTCTTCCCGTGAATACCCATGGATGGTGGCACTGTACAGCGGCGACGCCTTTATCTGTGGCGGTGTCCTTATCAGCTCGGGCTGGGTTGCAACTGCGGCTCACTGTGTATTTGACTCCTTTGATACAAGCAACAGTAACGCAGTTACCGCTGTCGATACTGACACTATTACACTTCTGATTGGCGGTACCACTCACTACTCATCTCTTGCCGACGCAACCAGTGCTGGCCTTTCAAGCTACAGCATAAACAGTATCACTATTCACCCAAGCTATACCGACAGCACGGATCCTAACGGGACGGGTTATAGCTATGACTATGATATTGCCCTTCTGGAGCTGGACAGCACTTACTACCAACCCGGCCCTTCTCTGGCCACTTCAGACAGATTTAACACGCTGGAAGAAGGTGATGACATCACTGCTCTCGGTTATGGCTATACCACTGTCAGTGGCGTAGCGCCCGACACTCTGCAGGAAGCTGATCTGCCCTATATCGATGATGACAGTTGTGAGGCGTACTGGCCAGGGTCCGTCAGTGACAGAATGTTCTGTGCCGGAGAAGTCAGCAACGCAGAAAGCTCCACCATAGCAACCTGTGACGGAGACAGCGGAGGCCCTTTATATATCACTGCCGAAGGTGAGATGACTCTTGTGGGTCTGGTGAGCTGGGGCAGCAGCAGTTGCCTTAATGCCCCAGGCGGCTACACCAAGATAAGCGTACTACGCAGCTGGATAACCGGCACCATTGATGGTTTTCAGGTCGTGGAAGAGGGAACGGCCAGTTATGATACTGATGCAGGAACCTTTGAGAGCGGCCTGATCAGTGTTTATAACTACAACGACACTGACTCAGTTTCCGTAGGCAGCCTCGGCTTTGATGATGAGAGTTCAGCATCTGAGGTAATCACCTGGAGTGACAGCTGCAGCGACAGCACGGTTTATTCAACAGACGGAAGCTGCAGCATCAGCTTTGATCTTAACAGTGCAATCAGCAGTGGGGATACATTTACCGCCAGCCTGAGCGCTGAGAGTAACAGCTACAGCCTCCGCTTTTCCACAGAGGCTATCGCGGAATCCACCAGCGACACCAGCTCAAGTGATAGTGATTCGGGAGGCCCGGTAGGCCCCGCCTCTCTGTTAATACTTGCGCTGGCAGCATTCAGACGCAGAACCAGCTAA